A window of Palaemon carinicauda isolate YSFRI2023 chromosome 27, ASM3689809v2, whole genome shotgun sequence contains these coding sequences:
- the LOC137620986 gene encoding uncharacterized protein codes for MRASLPAPLETAPTTPLPKGRINLTKPFTAVGVDHIAAMQTETRPGYILIVTCMASRAVYLDFCPSLEAEDFVLALRRFCATHGAPFFVTSDNHQTFKTASNLLQGLYEEDEVQQFLRKTGIEWCFQTPCAPWNGGFFVCLIRVTKRVLQIALGKKYLLDAHVLTLVKEAEAVVSNRTLMYSSDRCEDEVLTPSHLVRGSPINLKAPILPDDHLNVTFTSRKLRDHYMKLTDSLEAFREKKRKEYLSALRARHDCRSGEPSKLHPGDVMLVKQDNQKRATWTLGRVVESYSDDDGVVRSAKVLFEDVVSLRAVSHLVPLEIAPSDDDDGVGEDDGDVEDEFAYSLPAGMPGIVETSRDNQEMVKATTSRQPATEVLGSDANSDNNTVSEMSESDVESETTGAKGRSARSLRKAAAKQRDLMERLLQNEDI; via the coding sequence atgcgtgctagccttccagcccctCTTGAGACAGCCCCCACCACCCCCCTACCGAAGGGAAGGATCAACCTAACGAAgccctttacagcagtcggagtggaccacataGCGGCCATGCAGActgaaacgcggccaggctacatactgatcgtgacttgcatggccagcagggctgtgtacctcgatttctgcccctccctggaagcggaggaTTTTGTCTTAGCCTTACGTCGTTTTTGTGCTACCCACGGTGCTCCTTTTTTCGTCACATCtgataatcatcaaacgttcaagactgccagcaacctccttcagggactttatgaagaggatgaagtccagcagttcctgaggaaaactggaattGAATGGTGTTTTCAGACGCCTTGTGCACCTTGGAATGGTGGGTTCTTCGTTTGCCTAATCAGAGTGACAAAACGtgtcctccagatagccctcgggaagaagtacctgcTGGACGCCCATGTACTAACATTAGTGAAGGAGGCCGAGGCGGTGGTTAGTAACAGGACTCTAATGTACAGCAGCGACAGGTGCGAGGATGAGGTCCTTACCCCCTCCCATTTAGTGAGAGGAAGCCCAATCAACCTCAAggcaccgatcttgccagacgaccaccTTAATGTAACCTTCACTTCCCGAAAGCTCCGTGATCATTATATGAAGCTGACAGACTCTTTGGAAGCCTTCCGAGAGAAGAAGAGAAAAGAGtatttgagtgccttgagagccagacacgactgtcgatctggggaaccttccaagctgcaccccggagacgtcATGCTGGTCAAGCAAGACAATCAAAAAAGGGCTACGTGGACACTTGGACGTGTTGTGGAGTCATAttctgacgacgacggagtcgtgcgttcagccAAGGTGCTATTCGAGGATGTCGTGTCCCTGCGAGCtgttagccacctggttcccctggaaattgccccctcggatgacgatgatggtgttggagaagacgatGGCGACGTCGAAGACGAGTTTGCGTACAGTTTgccagcaggaatgccagggatcgttgaAACGTCTAGGGACAACCAGGAGATGGTTAAGGCTACCACATCTCGACAACCAGCCACAGAGGTCTTAGGTAGTGACgcaaatagtgataacaatacggTAAGTGAGATGAGTGAAAGTGACGTAGAATCAGAGACAACGGGCGCAAAAGGACGTTCCGCACGCTCATTGAGAAAGGCTGCTGCGAAGCAGCGAGATTTGATGGAACGATTACTTCAAAATGAGGACATATAA